Proteins from one Bombus affinis isolate iyBomAffi1 chromosome 1, iyBomAffi1.2, whole genome shotgun sequence genomic window:
- the LOC126917118 gene encoding negative elongation factor B: MNTVKNSCEIGNGLDDLGIPGQGFLRDALTSCTDPLKAIEEFQLENGILLPSLRPMLPLLDLHGVRRLDFHASVLEELREKLIKRINEIGTERADRGSAGDRRLKELLSKSFPAVRVAALRPVVMCILRNTPHIEDKYLRVLVREKELYNDADTEVKRQIWKDNQSLFGDEVSPLFSRYIIEKEQILFDHRNLNSLFFMPSPKVRRQGEVVQKLAHMIGHSVKLYDMVLQFLRTLFLRTKNIHYCTLRAELLMALHDLEVQDIISVDPCHKFTWCLDACIREKNVDIKRSRELQGFLDSIKRGQEQVLGDLSMILCDPYAVNFLASSAIKIALHLINGEALPRENAVLVLLLRMLALGLSAWQMIDSQDFKEPKLDSQVVTKFLPALMSLMVDDQIRQLNCKLPPDERESAIAIIEHSGPPPDACQAYAQLSGVAAVLSMYYALHVGGGGGIGRGRGDARGLMRVLATLPNCQAQRAFEDPFLHTLVSLLILNMADEFPNESFCTVIFDEFFLAGLGRDNVTRHLLKLLWYIHLKLPPTRLHTLIKALQPTSQHNEAVHNLYEALRDKIGNRSMEDQLTTTQIDTLGLECPPSPLTGVPTPAL, translated from the exons ATGAATACTGTGAAAAATAGTTGTGAGATTGGAAATGGTTTGGATGACCTTGGTATACCTGGGCAAGGTTTCTTAAGAGATGCTTTAACAAGTTGTACAGACCCGCTAAAAGCAATTGAAGAATTTCAATTAGAAAATGGTATTTTATTACCATCTTTACGTCCAATGTTACCTTTACTTGATCTTCATGGAGTAAGAAGACTAGATTTTCATGCATCAGTTCTTGAAGAATTAAgagaaaagttaataaaaagaattaatgAAATTGGAACAGAAAGAGCAGACAGAGGTTCAGCAGGTGACAGAAGATTAAAAGAATTATTGTCCAAAAGTTTTCCAGCTGTAAGAGTTGCAGCACTAAGGCCAGTTGTTATGTGTATTTTAAGAAACACCCCACACATAGAAGATAAATATTTACGAGTACTTGTTCGAGAAAAAGAATTATACAATGATGCAGACACTGAAGTTAAACGTCAAATTTGGAAAGATAATCAGAGTTTATTTGGAGATGAAGTTTCTCCACTATTTAGTCGATATATCATTGAGAAAGAACAAATATTATTTGATCATCGAAACTTAAATAGTCTTTTCTTTATGCCTTCTCCCAAG gtAAGAAGACAAGGTGAAGTAGTACAAAAACTAGCACATATGATTGGACATAGTGTAAAATTATATGACATGGTATTACAATTTTTAAgaactttatttttacgtacaaaaaatatacattattgtacATTAAGAGCAGAATTATTAATGGCCTTACATGATTTAGAG gtACAAGATATTATTTCTGTTGATCCATGTCATAAATTTACTTGGTGCCTTGATGCATGTATTAGAGAAAAGAATGTTGACATTAAAAGATCTCGTGAATTACAAGGTTTTTTGGATAGTATTAAG AGAGGTCAAGAACAAGTCTTGGGTGATCTAAGCATGATATTATGTGATCCATATGCAGTAAATTTCCTTGCTAGTAGTGCAATCAAAATTGCACTTCATTTGATAAATGGTGAAGCACTGCCTAGAGAAAATGCAGTTCTTGTATTGTTACTCAGAATGCTTGCATTAGGTTTATCTGCTTGGCAAATGATTGATTCACAAGATTTTAAAGAACCAAAACTAGATAGTCAAGTTGTGACAAAATTTCTACCTGCACTTATGTCTTTAATG GTCGATGATCAAATAAGACAATTAAATTGTAAACTTCCACCTGATGAGAGAGAAAGTGCAATTGCTATAATAGAACATTCTGGTCCTCCTCCTGATGCTTGTCAAGCATATGCACAGCTTTCAGGAGTTGCTGCAGTTTTGTCTATGTATTACGCATTACATGTAGGAGGTGGTGGTGGAATAGGAAGAGGTAGAGGTGATGCTAGAGGTTTAATGAGAGTATTAGCTACTTTACCAAATTGTCAAGCACAACGTGCATTTGAAGATCCCTTTTTACACACTTTA gtatcattattaatattaaatatggcTGATGAATTTCCTAATGAATCATTCTGTACAGTCATCTTTGACGAATTTTTCTTAGCTGGATTAGGCAGAGACAATGTTACACGCCATTTATTAAAGTTACTTTGGTACATCCATCTAAAGTTACCCCCGACTCGTCTTCATACACTAATAAAAGCGCTCCAACCAACTAGTcag CATAATGAAGCAGTACATAATCTTTATGAAGCTTTACGTGATAAAATTGGGAATCGCTCCATGGAGGATCAGTTAACTACAACACAAATAGATACATTAGGACTTGAATGTCCACCCTCTCCTCTTACTGGTGTACCTACACCAGCGTTGTAA
- the LOC126917128 gene encoding coiled-coil domain-containing protein 102A: MAQSTASGTSSRRYMREHDVNGPSSSRYVDSEWETKEALRQRELEEARARAAQMEKTMRWWSDCTANWREKWSKVRNERNMAREEAKTLRSKLEIAVKDANSYKHECQELELQNEQLKKEMEKIHMVLLKHAGQFDQQIFTVLESDPQLRNTLGIDELLKFYNNVEQSESVNSQKDLLTCKVLDDSNVCLGSHSILPDRDIEEYVLQGAVPKHAVELYKESPLNSLDKDIARLVADSNSVEDNVEKNSSSLQTRTDDSYVQKIILLQHKLDEATKTISTEREEKNSLHRGIEKLKAEIIQLRKQCEELEESKADVTRELLELKDRFQIKLSDVQAGIIDEASSREGMNRRLCELRAELEKLQAENAAEWGKRERLETEKISLERENKQLRNELNDLQERIESRRSRPVSTSDSDTRQLQQEFLVRNVTILKKSLEEKTTELSHAMRRSEQYEAEVKRVRARVEELKKELAAVQDEVDAATNSVRKLQRANEDLLEQLESANVQLEHFRNSTDTYSVDVGIGENLEEKLHITNDGKLTNEYEPQEA; the protein is encoded by the exons ATGGCACAATCAACAGCTAGTGGAACGTCTTCTCGACGATATATGAGAGAACACGATGTTAATGGACCATCTTCATCACGCTATGTGGATAGTGAATGGGAAACTAAAGAG GCTTTAAGACAAAGAGAACTTGAGGAAGCAAGAGCAAGAGCTGCACAAATGGAAAAAACAATGAGGTGGTGGTCAGATTGTACCGCTAACTGGCGAGAAAAGTGGAGCAAAGTACGTAATGAAAGGAATATGGCAAGAGAAGAAGCAAAGACGCTTAGATCAAAATTAGAAATTGCTGTAAAGGATGCAAATAGTTATAAACACGAATGTCAGGAACTTGAATTACAAAATgaacaattaaaaaaagaaatggaaaaaatacATATGGTATTGCTAAAACACGCTGGCCAATTTGAtcaacaaatttttacagttttagAATCAGATCCACAATTAAGAAATACATTAGGTATAGATGAATTATTGAAGTTTTACAATAATGTGGAACAAAGTGAAAGTGTAAATTCTCAGAAAGATTTACTTACTTGTAAAGTTCTTGATGACTCTAATGTTTGCTTAGGAAGTCATAGTATCTTGCCAGATAGAGATATTGAAGAATATGTATTACAAGGTGCAGTGCCAAAACATGCTGTAGAATTATATAAAGAGAGTCCTCTTAATTCATTAGATAAAGATATTGCAAGATTAGTTGCAGATTCTAATTCAGTAGAAGATAATGTAGAGAAAAATTCATCTTCATTACAAACACGTACAGATGATTCATATgtacaaaaaataattttactccAACATAAATTGGATGAAGCTACAAAAACTATTTCTACTGAAAGAGA agAAAAAAATTCTTTACATCGTGGtatagaaaaattgaaagcagaaataatacaattaagAAAACAGTGTGAAGAATTAGAAGAAAGCAAAGCTGATGTTACAAGAGAATTACTTGAATTGAAAGATCGGTTTCAAATTAAGCTTAGCGATGTACAAGCTGGTATAATTGATGAAGCTTCCAGTAGAGAAGGAATGAATCGTCGTCTGTGTGAACTTAGGGCTGAG TTAGAGAAACTTCAAGCAGAAAATGCAGCCGAATGGGGAAAACGAGAACGTTTGGAAACAGAAAAAATTTCTTTAGAACGTGAAAATAAGCAACTTCGTAATGAATTAAATGATTTACAAGAAAGGATAGAATCTCGACGATCACGTCCAGTTTCCACATCAGACAGTGATACAAGACAATTGCAACAAGAATTTTTAGTTAGGAATGTG ACAATATTGAAAAAATCTCTGGAAGAAAAAACAACAGAACTTTCACATGCCATGAGAAGATCAGAACAATATGAAGCAGAAGTAAAGAGAGTTAGAGCGAGAGTAGAggaattgaaaaaagaattagCTGCAGTTCAAGATGAAGTGGATGCTGCAACTAACAGTGTTCGTAAATTACAACGAGCAAATGAGGATCTCTTAGAACAGTTAGAATCAGCTAATGTACAATTGGAACATTTTCGAAATAG TACTGATACCTACTCGGTAGATGTAGGAATAGGAGAAAATCTTGAAGAAAAATTACATATAACCAATGATGGCAAATTAACGAATG AATATGAGCCACAGGAAGCCTAG